Proteins from a genomic interval of Flavobacteriales bacterium TMED191:
- the recA gene encoding recombinase RecA yields the protein MSKELDAKKKALALTMEKIDKTYGKGTIMKLGDAPIIDVEAISTGSIGIDLALGVGGLPKGRVVEIYGPESSGKTTLTLHAIAETQKKGGIAAFIDAEHAFDRFYAQKLGVDIDNLLISQPDCGEQALEIADNLIRSAAIDILVIDSVAALTPKSEIEGEMGESKLGLQARLMSQALRKMTGTISKSGCICVFINQLREKIGVMFGNPETTTGGNALKFYSSVRIDIRRSTQIKDGDITIGNRTRVKIVKNKVAPPFRNAQFDIMYGEGISKTGEMIDLGVEYGIIDKSGSWFSYNGSKLGQGRESVRKLLKDNPELCNELEEKIKSKFD from the coding sequence ATGAGTAAAGAATTAGATGCAAAAAAGAAAGCTTTAGCTTTAACAATGGAAAAAATTGATAAGACTTATGGTAAAGGAACCATAATGAAGTTAGGTGATGCTCCCATTATAGATGTAGAGGCTATATCTACTGGTTCAATAGGTATAGATTTGGCTCTTGGAGTTGGAGGATTACCAAAAGGTCGTGTTGTTGAAATATATGGTCCAGAATCGTCTGGAAAGACAACTTTAACTCTTCATGCAATTGCAGAAACACAAAAGAAAGGTGGAATAGCCGCTTTTATTGATGCAGAACATGCATTTGATCGTTTCTATGCTCAAAAACTGGGTGTTGATATTGATAATTTACTAATATCCCAACCTGATTGTGGAGAGCAAGCTCTTGAAATTGCAGATAATTTAATTAGATCTGCTGCAATAGATATATTAGTCATTGATTCAGTTGCTGCTTTAACTCCAAAAAGTGAAATTGAAGGGGAAATGGGTGAATCTAAATTAGGTTTACAAGCTCGTTTAATGTCTCAAGCTCTTCGAAAAATGACTGGGACTATTAGCAAGTCAGGTTGCATTTGTGTTTTTATAAATCAATTAAGAGAAAAAATTGGTGTTATGTTTGGTAATCCTGAGACAACTACAGGTGGTAATGCTCTGAAATTTTACTCATCTGTAAGGATTGACATTAGAAGAAGTACTCAAATCAAAGATGGTGATATTACTATTGGAAATAGGACAAGAGTAAAAATTGTTAAGAACAAAGTTGCTCCCCCTTTTAGAAATGCTCAATTTGATATTATGTATGGTGAAGGAATTTCAAAAACAGGTGAAATGATTGATTTAGGGGTCGAATATGGTATAATTGACAAAAGTGGATCTTGGTTTAGTTATAATGGTTCTAAACTTGGTCAGGGAAGAGAGTCCGTTAGAAAATTATTAAAAGATAATCCAGAATTATGTAATGAATTAGAGGAAAAAATTAAATCAAAATTTGACTAG
- a CDS encoding thioredoxin-dependent thiol peroxidase gives MTHLKEGDQAPNFTGLNQDSNSISLVDFKKKKLILYFYPKDNTPGCTAESCNLTQNYTELIKQGFDVLGISPDSAKSHINFINKFNLAFDLIADEDKSICLQYGVYGKKKFMGKEYDGVHRTTFIINENQIIEKVFTKVNTKNHAEQILESYKNNSYE, from the coding sequence ATGACACATTTAAAAGAAGGTGATCAAGCGCCAAATTTCACTGGTTTAAATCAAGATTCTAATTCTATATCTTTAGTAGATTTTAAAAAAAAGAAACTGATACTATATTTTTATCCTAAAGACAATACGCCTGGTTGTACAGCAGAATCGTGCAATCTAACTCAAAATTACACTGAATTAATAAAGCAAGGATTTGATGTTTTAGGAATTAGTCCTGATAGTGCGAAGTCGCATATTAATTTTATTAATAAATTTAATTTGGCTTTTGATTTGATTGCTGACGAAGACAAGAGCATATGTTTACAATATGGAGTGTATGGCAAGAAAAAATTTATGGGAAAAGAATATGATGGTGTTCATAGAACTACATTTATAATTAACGAAAATCAAATAATTGAAAAAGTTTTTACAAAAGTAAATACTAAAAATCATGCTGAACAAATATTAGAATCCTACAAAAACAATAGTTATGAGTAA
- a CDS encoding endonuclease III, whose protein sequence is MKGKSKLSFIIDTLDDLYSNPDIPLIHHDPYTLLIAVLLSAQCTDERVNKVTPDLFKLANTPSDMMKLSVSEIQAIIKPCGLSPTKSKAISKLSEILVKEYNSVVPRTFNELESFPGVGHKTASVVMTQAFGLSAFPIDTHIHRLSYRWGISSGKNVMQTENDCKSFFPEKLWGRLHLQMIYFGREYCSARKHNPHVCPICKVIGRKTLFD, encoded by the coding sequence ATGAAAGGAAAATCAAAATTGTCATTTATAATTGATACTTTGGATGATTTATATAGTAATCCTGATATTCCTCTTATTCATCATGATCCATATACATTACTTATTGCAGTATTATTATCAGCGCAGTGTACAGATGAAAGAGTTAATAAAGTAACACCTGATTTATTTAAATTAGCGAACACACCTTCAGATATGATGAAATTATCTGTTTCTGAAATTCAAGCTATTATCAAACCTTGTGGTTTATCTCCTACTAAATCAAAAGCAATTAGTAAGTTGTCAGAGATTTTAGTAAAAGAATATAATTCCGTTGTTCCAAGAACTTTTAATGAGCTAGAAAGTTTTCCTGGTGTTGGACATAAAACAGCTTCTGTTGTAATGACCCAAGCATTTGGTCTTTCAGCTTTTCCAATTGATACACATATTCATCGATTGTCGTATCGGTGGGGCATAAGTAGTGGAAAAAACGTTATGCAAACAGAAAATGACTGTAAAAGCTTTTTTCCAGAAAAATTATGGGGAAGATTACATCTACAAATGATTTATTTTGGAAGAGAATATTGCTCAGCTAGAAAGCACAATCCACATGTTTGTCCCATTTGTAAAGTTATTGGAAGAAAAACACTTTTTGATTAA
- a CDS encoding sigma-70 family RNA polymerase sigma factor — MSKYMVKDELLISSYIQGSENSLNTLINRHKSKIISFIISKVKDRALAEDIFQETFLKVINTLKKGNYNEEGKFVPWVMRIAYNLSIDYFRKIRKTKFVRSNSEFDIFNVIKDSSMSKEDEMIKSRIMSDIRSLIKYLPSKQKEVLKMRYYSNMSYNEIADNCNISINTALGRMRYALINLRKIIKKKGVAMSFD; from the coding sequence ATGTCAAAATATATGGTAAAAGATGAACTTTTAATTAGTTCATATATTCAGGGTTCTGAAAATTCACTAAACACTTTAATCAATCGTCACAAGTCTAAAATCATTTCCTTTATAATCTCCAAGGTTAAGGACAGAGCATTAGCAGAGGATATTTTTCAAGAAACCTTTTTAAAGGTAATAAATACATTGAAGAAAGGTAATTATAATGAAGAAGGTAAGTTTGTTCCTTGGGTTATGAGGATAGCTTATAATCTATCTATTGATTATTTTAGAAAAATTAGGAAAACTAAATTTGTAAGATCAAATAGTGAATTTGATATCTTTAATGTCATCAAGGATTCTTCTATGAGCAAGGAAGATGAAATGATTAAAAGTAGAATTATGTCAGATATTAGAAGTTTAATTAAGTATTTGCCATCTAAGCAAAAAGAAGTTTTAAAAATGCGTTATTATTCTAATATGAGTTATAATGAAATAGCAGATAATTGCAATATTAGTATTAATACTGCTCTTGGAAGAATGCGCTATGCATTAATTAATCTTAGAAAGATTATAAAGAAAAAAGGTGTAGCAATGTCTTTTGATTAG
- the uvrA gene encoding excinuclease ABC subunit A: MNKKDKIIIKGARLNNLKNISVSIPKNKLIVVTGLSGSGKSSFAYDTIYAEAQRRYIESLSSYARQFLNNHQKPEFDTIKGLSPAIALEHKTSTNNPRSTVGTSTEIYHYLTLLFERLGRVISPASKQEVKPIQFEDFKQFIFKQKTNTKFIISSPIPVRKIAYLKEEGYSQMILNKKIIELNETSEDINNVNLVIDKLIVEKIDDFEFILKEAFNKAMNIGNGYLFVYNQDLELLKSFNDKMIEDNIQFESPSQELFNFNNPYGACTNCNGHGDVMDIDIDKVIPDKQKSLYDNAIHPWISSGMGKWKNTLIENLKKYNFPIYKKYKELSLKEKKIIWDGNKDIQGISDFFNFLKRKSYKIQYRVMLSKYRGLSSCKQCKGSRLNIATQYIYVNNKNIHHLVNLPIKELLKFIKKINVNNHDGKIITKIKEEITKRSESLIRLGLGYLTLNRKSSSLSGGESQRINIAKSIGSVLVGSIYVLDEPSLGLHSRDTKNLLHTLRELKDLGNTLIVVEHDKDIIQAADYIIDIGPLAGSKGGNIMYAGPFHSKKSNSITLQYINREKQITRFSNQRKPVNFIKINGIKKNNLKNINVEIPTKLFTAITGVSGSGKSTLIKDIFLPAVKRKLKDFSYAKPECNSIEMALYEDIEEINYVDQNSIKKSSKSTAITYINSYDSIRLLFASQSKSKLFNFSAKHFSFNVDGGRCNNCKGQGYVNIEMQFLADIKINCEVCNGTRFQEDILKVKFCNKNINQLLNLTIDEGYDFFNQNQQTTIAKKMQPLIEVGLGYLKMGQAINSMSSGELQRLKLGHFLSKQNKKSILIFDEPSKGLHFHDINILIKALDKLVDNGNTVIVVEHNLDIIKNVDWIIDMGPEAGDKGGQVIFNGTPKNLIKKNSHTGMALKKEINH; this comes from the coding sequence ATGAACAAGAAGGATAAAATTATCATTAAGGGTGCGCGACTAAATAATCTAAAAAATATATCAGTTTCTATCCCAAAGAATAAACTTATTGTAGTTACAGGTTTATCCGGATCTGGAAAGTCGTCATTTGCATATGACACTATATATGCAGAAGCACAAAGAAGATACATAGAAAGTCTATCATCATACGCAAGACAATTTTTAAATAATCATCAAAAACCTGAGTTTGACACAATTAAGGGCTTATCACCTGCTATAGCTTTAGAGCATAAGACAAGTACAAATAATCCAAGATCTACAGTGGGAACGTCAACAGAAATTTATCATTATTTGACTCTTTTATTCGAAAGACTAGGAAGAGTAATATCGCCAGCTAGTAAACAAGAAGTAAAACCAATTCAATTCGAGGACTTTAAACAATTTATATTTAAACAAAAAACTAATACTAAATTTATTATATCCAGTCCTATTCCTGTTAGGAAAATTGCTTATTTAAAAGAAGAAGGTTACTCTCAAATGATATTAAATAAAAAAATCATTGAACTTAATGAAACTTCTGAGGATATAAATAATGTCAATTTAGTGATTGATAAATTGATTGTTGAAAAAATTGATGATTTCGAATTTATATTAAAAGAGGCATTTAATAAAGCTATGAACATAGGTAATGGTTACTTATTTGTGTACAACCAAGATTTAGAATTATTGAAATCATTTAATGACAAAATGATTGAAGACAATATACAATTTGAATCCCCAAGTCAAGAATTATTTAACTTCAATAATCCTTATGGAGCATGTACAAATTGTAATGGCCATGGCGATGTAATGGATATTGATATTGACAAAGTAATACCAGATAAACAAAAAAGCTTATATGACAATGCTATACACCCATGGATTAGTAGTGGAATGGGCAAATGGAAAAATACTCTTATTGAAAATTTGAAAAAATATAACTTTCCTATCTACAAAAAATACAAAGAACTTTCCTTAAAAGAAAAAAAAATTATATGGGATGGAAATAAGGATATACAAGGAATATCAGATTTTTTCAATTTTTTAAAGCGAAAATCTTATAAGATTCAATATCGTGTCATGCTTTCTAAATACAGAGGACTATCTAGTTGTAAACAATGTAAAGGAAGTCGATTAAATATTGCAACACAATATATATATGTAAACAATAAAAATATTCATCATTTAGTAAATCTGCCAATTAAAGAATTATTGAAATTTATCAAAAAAATTAATGTCAATAATCATGATGGAAAAATTATAACGAAAATAAAAGAAGAAATTACTAAAAGATCTGAATCATTGATTAGATTAGGTCTAGGTTATTTAACATTGAATCGAAAATCCAGTTCACTTTCAGGCGGAGAAAGTCAGAGAATAAATATTGCCAAATCTATTGGAAGTGTATTAGTTGGATCAATATATGTATTAGATGAGCCTAGTCTAGGTCTACACTCACGAGACACAAAAAATCTACTACATACACTAAGAGAATTAAAAGATTTAGGTAATACATTAATAGTCGTCGAACATGATAAGGATATTATTCAAGCAGCTGATTATATTATAGATATCGGTCCACTTGCTGGATCTAAGGGTGGGAATATTATGTATGCAGGACCTTTTCATTCAAAAAAAAGTAATAGTATAACTTTACAATATATAAATCGTGAAAAACAAATTACAAGATTTTCTAATCAAAGGAAACCTGTAAATTTTATAAAAATAAATGGTATTAAAAAAAATAATTTAAAAAATATAAATGTAGAAATACCAACTAAATTATTTACAGCCATTACAGGAGTCAGTGGCTCTGGAAAAAGCACACTAATTAAAGATATTTTTTTACCTGCAGTTAAACGAAAATTAAAAGACTTTTCATATGCAAAACCAGAATGTAATTCAATTGAAATGGCGCTATATGAAGATATTGAAGAAATAAACTATGTTGATCAAAATTCAATTAAAAAATCCTCTAAATCCACCGCTATAACATATATTAACTCATATGATAGTATACGATTATTATTTGCTTCGCAATCAAAATCAAAACTATTTAATTTTAGTGCAAAGCATTTTTCATTTAATGTAGATGGTGGACGTTGTAACAATTGTAAGGGACAAGGCTATGTGAACATTGAAATGCAATTTTTAGCTGATATTAAAATTAATTGTGAAGTTTGTAATGGCACAAGGTTCCAAGAAGATATACTAAAAGTTAAATTTTGCAACAAAAATATTAATCAATTATTAAATTTAACTATTGATGAAGGCTATGATTTTTTCAATCAAAATCAACAAACAACAATTGCTAAAAAAATGCAACCTTTAATAGAAGTGGGTTTAGGTTACTTAAAAATGGGACAAGCTATTAATTCGATGAGTTCTGGAGAACTACAAAGACTAAAACTAGGACATTTCTTGTCTAAACAAAACAAAAAATCCATTTTAATTTTCGATGAACCATCAAAGGGATTACATTTTCATGATATCAATATTTTAATTAAAGCACTTGATAAATTAGTTGATAATGGAAACACTGTAATTGTTGTTGAACATAACCTAGATATTATTAAAAATGTTGACTGGATCATTGACATGGGGCCAGAAGCAGGTGACAAAGGAGGTCAAGTTATTTTTAATGGTACTCCGAAAAATTTAATCAAAAAAAACTCTCATACTGGAATGGCATTAAAAAAAGAAATCAATCATTGA
- a CDS encoding ABC transporter ATP-binding protein, with the protein MKSFDLKLLFKLIHYVKPYKTLFVFTIFVSVLFGIISTLRPILIQHAFDNYIVYNNSQGFLKIVIVIFLCILVEAFLQFIFIYRSNYIAQTIIKELRLQAFSKIIKLPVRYFDTSPTGQLITRVVSDMEAISAVFSQGLLVIFGDIFKMLLVLSFMFFISWRLTLISLICFPFLIIATILFQNYMKYAFIDVRKYLSKINVFVYEHLVGMSIVQVFSQESETFKKFKSLNIKHRDSHVKTVLYFSIFLPIVDVCSAIAMGLIVWYGALNILSEGTVTVGEIIAFILFVNMLFRPLRAIADRFNVLQMGVIAAARVFEVIELPNQVIFNNSSSSPKRIPSSSISFNNVVFSYKKGEDVLNKISFSIDTNKTLAIIGPTGSGKTTIINLIMKWYEIDEGVISINNNNINEIPVSVLRNNIGVVLQDTFFLADTLMNNIKFFNNISNKEVYDAVKKIGLKEFINKFPKKYDYIIGERGAGLSEGEKQLISFLRTYLLNPSYLILDEATSSLDPITESLIQKSIKTLTHNRTSVIIAHRLSTIQHVDKIIVLEKGYIIESGSHDELMKINGKYANYYYQQFIND; encoded by the coding sequence TTGAAATCATTTGATTTAAAATTATTATTTAAGCTTATTCATTACGTAAAACCTTATAAAACACTGTTTGTGTTTACTATTTTTGTGTCTGTTTTATTTGGTATAATATCAACTCTTCGACCTATATTAATTCAGCATGCATTTGACAATTATATTGTATATAATAATTCACAAGGTTTTTTAAAAATAGTAATTGTCATTTTCTTATGTATATTGGTTGAGGCTTTTCTTCAATTTATATTTATTTATCGTTCAAATTATATAGCACAAACAATTATTAAGGAGTTAAGATTACAGGCGTTTTCTAAAATAATTAAATTACCTGTAAGATATTTTGACACCTCTCCAACAGGACAGCTTATAACAAGAGTGGTGTCTGATATGGAAGCTATATCTGCGGTTTTCTCACAGGGTCTTTTGGTTATTTTTGGGGACATTTTTAAAATGCTATTGGTGCTTTCTTTTATGTTCTTCATTAGCTGGCGGTTAACATTAATAAGTCTAATATGTTTTCCTTTTTTAATTATAGCCACAATTCTTTTTCAGAATTATATGAAATATGCTTTTATTGATGTAAGAAAATATCTTTCTAAGATTAATGTATTTGTATATGAGCATCTTGTTGGCATGTCTATTGTTCAAGTTTTTTCTCAAGAGAGTGAAACTTTTAAAAAGTTTAAGTCTTTGAATATTAAGCACCGAGATTCACATGTAAAAACAGTTTTATATTTTTCAATTTTTTTACCAATTGTAGATGTTTGTTCTGCAATTGCCATGGGACTTATAGTTTGGTATGGAGCTTTAAATATACTGTCTGAAGGTACAGTTACCGTTGGTGAAATTATTGCATTTATATTATTTGTTAACATGTTATTTAGACCCTTAAGAGCCATTGCAGATAGATTTAATGTTTTGCAAATGGGTGTTATAGCAGCAGCTAGAGTTTTTGAAGTGATTGAATTGCCAAATCAAGTTATTTTTAATAATTCATCATCATCTCCTAAAAGAATTCCTTCAAGTAGTATTAGTTTTAATAATGTAGTTTTTTCTTATAAAAAAGGGGAGGACGTACTTAATAAAATTAGTTTTTCAATTGACACTAATAAAACACTGGCGATTATTGGACCTACTGGTTCAGGAAAAACAACAATTATTAATCTTATTATGAAATGGTATGAAATTGACGAAGGTGTTATATCTATAAATAATAATAATATAAATGAAATCCCAGTTTCAGTATTAAGAAATAATATTGGTGTGGTGTTACAAGACACTTTTTTTTTAGCAGATACTTTAATGAACAATATTAAATTTTTTAATAATATTTCAAATAAAGAGGTTTATGATGCGGTTAAAAAAATAGGTTTAAAAGAATTTATAAATAAATTTCCCAAAAAATATGATTATATAATTGGTGAAAGAGGTGCTGGACTGTCAGAAGGAGAAAAACAATTAATTTCTTTTCTAAGAACTTACCTTTTAAATCCATCATATCTTATCTTAGATGAAGCAACCTCCTCTTTGGATCCTATCACAGAATCTTTGATTCAAAAATCAATTAAAACTCTTACACATAATAGAACATCTGTTATTATTGCTCATAGATTGTCAACAATTCAACATGTTGATAAAATAATTGTTTTAGAAAAAGGCTATATAATAGAGTCAGGTAGTCATGATGAATTAATGAAGATAAATGGTAAATATGCCAATTATTATTATCAGCAATTTATCAATGATTGA
- the truA gene encoding tRNA pseudouridine(38-40) synthase TruA, producing the protein MNQNRYVIHLSYLGTNYGGWQIQENSRTIQGDIMSGLKILLNQNIELIVGVGRTDAGVHASNFFAHFDFNELFNITELTYKLNRFLSDKIVIHYIKPISKNFHARFSAVSRSYEYLICTEKNPFLINRAYFFFKRLNLDIMNQASSILIGENNFSSFSKSNKENTICCVKSAEWNKKKEIISFSIESDRYLYNMVRCIVGTLIDLGLEKINLNQFIDIIKSGDRKQAGISVPAQGLYLVNIRYPKNFSLEII; encoded by the coding sequence ATGAATCAAAATAGATATGTCATTCACCTCTCATATCTTGGTACCAATTATGGAGGTTGGCAAATTCAAGAAAATTCAAGAACTATACAAGGTGATATAATGAGTGGCTTAAAAATACTTCTAAACCAAAATATTGAACTCATAGTTGGAGTTGGAAGAACTGACGCAGGTGTCCATGCATCCAATTTTTTTGCACATTTTGATTTTAATGAGTTATTCAACATCACTGAATTAACTTATAAATTGAATAGGTTTTTGTCAGATAAAATTGTAATTCATTATATTAAGCCCATTTCAAAAAATTTTCATGCACGATTTTCTGCGGTTTCTAGAAGTTATGAATATTTAATTTGTACAGAAAAAAACCCTTTTTTGATCAATAGAGCATATTTTTTTTTTAAGAGGCTAAATTTAGATATTATGAATCAAGCATCCTCAATTTTAATAGGTGAAAATAATTTCAGTTCATTTTCGAAATCTAATAAGGAAAATACAATATGTTGTGTTAAATCTGCTGAATGGAATAAAAAAAAGGAAATAATTAGTTTTTCTATTGAATCTGACAGATATTTATATAATATGGTCAGATGTATTGTTGGTACATTAATTGACTTAGGACTTGAAAAAATTAATTTAAATCAATTTATTGACATAATAAAAAGTGGTGATCGAAAACAAGCAGGTATATCTGTGCCTGCACAAGGTCTCTATTTAGTAAATATCAGATATCCAAAAAATTTCTCTCTTGAAATCATTTGA
- a CDS encoding metallophosphoesterase → MKKIGIISDTHGFINQQIINVFKDCDEIWHAGDIGFNDEIENFIKRNHVKAVYGNIDGQKIRSIYPKTIKFKCENVKILMTHIGGYPGKYSHEIESEIQLFNPDLYICGHSHILKIMFDKKNQLIHINPGSAGKEGFHKKRTVVLLRVQNSKIFDVRVVELGPKTKLA, encoded by the coding sequence ATGAAAAAAATTGGAATTATTTCAGATACTCATGGGTTTATAAATCAACAAATTATCAATGTTTTCAAAGATTGCGATGAAATTTGGCATGCAGGGGACATTGGTTTTAATGATGAAATAGAGAATTTTATTAAAAGAAATCACGTAAAAGCAGTTTATGGAAATATTGACGGACAAAAGATACGTTCTATTTATCCAAAAACAATAAAATTTAAATGTGAAAACGTCAAGATATTAATGACCCATATTGGAGGATATCCTGGAAAATATAGTCACGAAATTGAGAGCGAAATTCAATTATTTAATCCTGACTTATATATTTGTGGTCATTCTCATATATTAAAAATAATGTTTGATAAAAAAAATCAACTAATACATATTAATCCAGGATCAGCAGGTAAAGAGGGTTTTCATAAAAAAAGAACTGTTGTATTACTAAGAGTTCAAAATTCAAAAATCTTTGATGTCCGTGTAGTTGAACTAGGTCCAAAAACAAAATTAGCGTAG
- a CDS encoding DUF4293 family protein — protein sequence MIQRIQTVYLIIGTISLLVAFIKIPFFHCEDVLNSIFVLNHYLSICFFLLLSILTVFSFKNKIRQIKLVYLLSFFCTCIILYNLYNTFSHISHNLNYSTNVCSFNLFFLPFFLAGKISYYLAIKSIKRDNDLLDSIDRLR from the coding sequence ATGATTCAACGAATTCAAACTGTTTATCTTATAATTGGAACAATATCCTTACTAGTTGCATTTATTAAAATTCCTTTTTTTCATTGTGAAGATGTATTAAATTCAATCTTCGTTTTAAATCATTATCTGAGTATTTGTTTTTTTTTATTGTTATCTATCCTCACAGTTTTTTCATTTAAAAATAAAATAAGGCAGATTAAGCTAGTTTATCTGTTATCTTTTTTTTGTACATGTATTATATTGTATAATTTATATAATACTTTTAGCCATATTTCACATAATTTAAATTACTCCACTAACGTTTGTTCCTTTAATTTATTTTTTCTGCCATTTTTTTTGGCAGGCAAAATTTCTTATTATCTGGCTATTAAATCTATCAAGCGTGATAATGATTTGCTTGATTCGATTGATAGACTACGCTAA
- a CDS encoding transcription termination factor Rho has translation MYDILELKKKKLENLQEIAGELEISEIKNYKKLDLIYQILDKQATSPNNKNEKVIKPLPKINKSKKQRVIKKDNNSSTTSSKDHKSSKDYDKQKKEHSDKHRSKNFEDKHNKVKKEIDYNFESEVIGEGVLEKMPDGYGFLRSSDYNYLNSPDDIYVSQSQIKLFGLKTGDTVTGEIRPPKEGEKFFPLVKVIKINNLEPSIVRDRVAFEHKTPLFPEEKFKIVEKNSTISTRLIDLFSPIGKGQRGLIVAQPKTGKTVLLKEVANAIAANHPEVYQLVLLIDERPEEVTDMARTVAGEVIASTFDEPAERHVRVANIVLEKAKRMVECGHDVVILLDSITRLARAYNTVAPASGKILSGGIDANALHKPKRFFGSARNIENGGSLTIIATALVETGSKMDEVIFEEFKGTGNMEMQLDRSISNRRIYPAIDLISSGTRREDLLISKEKLQRMWILRKHLADMKPIEAMEFIKDRLEGTLNNEEFLISMNS, from the coding sequence ATGTATGATATATTAGAACTTAAAAAGAAAAAATTAGAAAACTTGCAAGAAATTGCAGGAGAATTAGAAATATCTGAAATTAAAAATTACAAAAAATTGGATTTGATTTATCAAATTTTAGATAAACAAGCTACATCTCCTAACAATAAAAATGAAAAAGTAATTAAACCACTACCAAAAATAAATAAAAGCAAAAAACAACGAGTGATAAAAAAAGACAACAACTCGTCTACAACGAGTAGTAAAGATCATAAAAGTTCAAAAGATTATGATAAACAAAAAAAAGAACACTCGGACAAACATCGTTCTAAAAATTTTGAAGACAAACATAATAAGGTTAAAAAAGAAATTGATTATAATTTTGAATCTGAAGTTATTGGGGAGGGTGTGCTAGAAAAAATGCCTGATGGATACGGGTTTCTAAGATCTTCGGATTATAATTATTTAAATTCACCTGATGATATATATGTATCCCAATCTCAAATAAAATTATTTGGTCTAAAAACTGGGGACACAGTAACTGGAGAAATTAGACCACCTAAAGAAGGTGAAAAGTTTTTCCCTCTTGTAAAAGTCATAAAAATCAACAATCTAGAGCCTAGTATTGTTAGAGATCGTGTTGCTTTTGAGCATAAGACACCTTTATTCCCAGAAGAAAAATTTAAAATTGTTGAAAAAAACTCTACAATATCAACAAGACTAATTGACCTATTTTCACCTATTGGAAAAGGGCAAAGAGGACTTATAGTGGCACAACCTAAGACTGGAAAAACTGTATTGTTAAAAGAAGTAGCTAATGCAATAGCAGCTAATCATCCAGAAGTATATCAACTTGTTCTTTTGATTGATGAACGACCTGAAGAAGTTACTGATATGGCTAGAACGGTTGCTGGAGAGGTGATTGCATCAACATTTGATGAGCCAGCTGAAAGACACGTAAGAGTAGCAAATATTGTGTTAGAAAAAGCAAAAAGAATGGTTGAATGTGGTCATGATGTAGTTATTTTACTAGATTCAATTACAAGACTTGCACGTGCATACAATACTGTAGCGCCTGCCTCTGGAAAAATTTTATCTGGAGGGATAGATGCAAATGCATTACACAAACCTAAACGATTTTTTGGATCAGCAAGAAATATTGAAAATGGTGGTTCACTAACAATAATTGCAACCGCATTAGTAGAAACAGGCTCTAAAATGGATGAGGTTATTTTTGAAGAATTTAAAGGGACTGGAAATATGGAAATGCAACTAGATAGAAGTATTTCTAATAGAAGGATTTACCCTGCAATTGATCTAATTAGCTCAGGAACAAGAAGAGAAGATCTATTAATTAGCAAGGAGAAATTACAAAGAATGTGGATTTTAAGAAAGCATCTTGCAGATATGAAACCTATTGAAGCAATGGAATTTATTAAAGATCGACTTGAAGGCACACTCAATAATGAAGAATTCTTAATCTCGATGAACAGTTAA